The Clarias gariepinus isolate MV-2021 ecotype Netherlands chromosome 26, CGAR_prim_01v2, whole genome shotgun sequence sequence GAGTCCCTATTCCCATATAGacattacagtataaacattatattaaatgacAGGACCCGAGTAGTGCCATTTTGATTATAGTAAAACTACATTTTGTTGGTTTTTATCAAAGTAAGGCAGTTGAAGCAGGATTATTGATGGTAAGCTAATTTCCAGCACATgctttaaacttatttttagcCTAACAAAACAAGTGTGGTggttttttgggttttttcctGTACGCAAGTAAATCTGCTTCatgtaataaatacatacacagtGTACTTTCCGTACACTGGTATGCTTTTATCTTTGCATCATgataaaaatgttctttttgtGCTTGTTTTAAACTTTAGTTCCACTTTAGTGCGTGCATGTCAGGTAAACCTTTAAGAGTTCCATAACCCTACTATTGACTACCTACTTTGGACCAATATAAagaggtcccatattttactcttgctttaacaaatttaaacagATCGCAGAGCTCCCCCCAAAGTGTGtatgttaatgctccagctgttTTACCCCTAATTACCCCTCAGATAATCCATTTTTTCATACCCAAAACTCATTTTTTTACTTCTCCTTTAAATGCACAATTTCAGGGTCTACACAAATGTGAAACAAACTAGGGAGGGAATCAACATATAGGGtataaaagggggaaaaaatatcaTATTGCCTTGATTAAGCCTtggtcaaaacaaaacaaggaaaACTACCAAaagcaaggattttttttttttttttactttgtacatCTAGACttatctgaatgtctaaaaggATTAAAATGTGgattttgcataataaatccCCTCATGTATCATGTATCCCTCTGAGAAAAAGTACTTCTGTGAAACAAGTTTACTGATAAGTGTGAAAGTTTGATAAAACAGATGCTATTCATTATGCATATGTTGATACTAAATACAAATGATAGCTATGATGGTTACAACGGGCAACACTTGCCTCCTAAAAAATTTGGAAAGTTAAATCTTATACTATGTAATAGTTTTATGGACTAATGAATTAATGTACTTACTGCTGTGATGAACTAGTCAgaagatgggggggggggatgagcCAGACACAGGAGACCGAAATGCATAATGGGTCATCCTCCTTTAAtactacatttttatttatcaggGCATTAGTCTTTATAAACTACCATAACCTTAATAAACTCAAGAACAAATATTTTAGTCATTTGCTCTcatataaaaagtaaacaaacataCAGAAACCAGGTGGGGAAAACCTTTCTGCAACCACAATATTTAAGAGAATAATTAGCAGGCAGGTGATATTAATGAAATCAGAGAAGTTATTGAATAAGATGATTAGTTAATCAAGAAATGCAACAACctgtataaaaatgttaaacctGATTTCAGAGATGCAACTGTTGCTGATCATTAAATCGGTGAAGGGTTACAAGTCCATCtccaaacaataaaaacaccacCACCGCATGCTGAAATCCGTTGTTCTTTTTCTCCCTTGAGAGTATTTATTGGTTTGACCATGCAAACCCCCACCCCATGACTGTACTTGTTAGTTTGGAAATATTTTAGACAAGACAAGGCTAGTTTTACAGTTACTAAAGTAACTGTACACTGGGATAAGCTTTTTCCACTATCCATTTCCACTCATGTCCATACTAGCTAGGAGAAATTGCTCCAGACACAATTACCAATTGATCATTATCAGCCTGGGAAAAATCCTTCCAGGCACTGCAGTAGACAAAGCATCCTCCATTTAAGTAATGCTGGTCATTGAGCGTTCATAAGGAGTGCTCTGTTGATGAACACAGGCTTTCTCGCTCCATGGTCTCAGGTTCAGAAACAGCGATTAAAGCTTATATCACCAAATGAGTGGATTTTAGAAATTGTCAGGTCCTTCAACAGTGTAATGTGCTACAAAGTTATTCGAATTAATTGTTAATGCAAAAACAGTTACTTGGCACATATGTTGcatcaatttttatttgtgttataaACAGCGTAGCCTAAAAATCATTGATGCTGACGATGTGTAGGCTCGACTTGAtgacttaattaaataaaatttatgcaaAGTTAAAACTATGCAATGTCCTTAATCAGTTTTTGGTGCAACTATGGAACAGGGGACTAGTTAACTACTGCTGGttatgtagtaaaaaaaattatagttgTGCAGTCCCTACAATATACTGGTACTTACATGCTTCTTGATAGACCTCATAAGCAGCATCCTCTTCACTGGAGAACACACCAACAATCACAGCATCATCCCCATCCTTCACCAGTTCCTGAATTTGTTTTACAGCCTGCACCTGCTTGGATGGAGGGCCTGCTTGTTCGCTCATGTAATCAACAATACCTGGACAAAACCATTTTTCACACCAGTAAGTTGTGACCccatataaaatacatatataccaTGTGAGACTATGACAAGTCAACAATGTGACACACCGAATTTCTCCCTTGGTCCATTGTAGTCGAACACTTTCCCCTTTCTGAAGATTTTGAGTGTTGGGTATCCCGTTACATCAAACCGAGAGGCGACGTCAGTCTCTGTAGTGGCATCGACTTTAGCCAGTGGAATAGGAGGCGTTCGATTGCTGAGTTCCTTTGCAGCTTTTTCATACTCAGGAGCGAGTCTTTTACAGTGACCACACCTGTTTATTCAtgggggggggaaaaaaggtgctaattaaacacttgaaataGACAAACAGGGCAACAGATGGTCTTATATATTGTGTAAAGTACCAACCAGGGTGCATAAAACTCCACCAGAATGATGTCTGCATTATTAACTACATCATCAAAGTTGTCCTTCGTCAGCACCAGTGTGGCCTCTGGAGGAGGTTTCCAGTCTGGCTGTGCAACTTCTTTAACCCGCTCGACAATAGCTGGAATAATAAGACACAGATTAAACACAGTCAGTTTAGTTCCTGGATTTTCAATTCTTAATTTGAAGAGTTTGAACAATTTACTTATTTCATTATTGAATGATTTCTCAACTGTGCtacatcatatttaaaaaatttccatgtaaagcactttgaaacTTCAgactcaaaaataaaaaaaaacctacacgaGTGCAAAAGTGTGTACACAAACTAATAAGATGCCCAGAAATGAGACATTTAGGTTGTTCGCTTCCCCAAACATTCCTTTATGATTAGAAATGACAAAAATGTGGTGGATCAAATGGTGAATGTTAGAACAGTGTTTGTTAATATAAATGTTTGTCGGATATAAATACTCTCATACGGTATAAAACAAGTGCATTGACTTCATATCTTGTATTCTCCTTCTGATCATTGTGCTTTAGACTGACTTTTTGCAGGAtgtatacacaaaaaaaatttttttttacacatttgaaTTCTAATCTACAATGAAAAAGCCATGAGGGATCCAAATTAAGGAGGCCACCAGGCCAAtacaaaccttaaaaaaaaaaaaagaaaaaattatgaaaagatctggggaaagaaaaacatctttttgaAACTGGAAAATTATATaagggggtgttcaagtcaaactgggacttgtgatgaatttTCTTATTGAGTAAAAGTCGTAAATCCGATTGACTCTTacaaaagactttaagcacagtacggtgatgacactcttagccgcagtaacaTTTGtataatgcaattttttttttaagaaatctgTACTATCCCCCAGTTGAGGTGGCTCAAAGCCCACTGCAGTGAATATTTagtgagtggaacacctgaacCTTAAAAATCGaaaaaataatgcatatttATTCATCAATATTACTTGCACATTAGAGGAACTCGGCTGCAAGTTATTGCCACACCCCCGCACAGTCCTGTGCGtgctccaagctatttccacatgtttgggcattaaaagagttcctgggaggccagcatttcagatgtgatgCAGTCCAATCACAGCTCTGGCATACTAAGAACTTTTGTATCCAAGAAATAGTgtaacgctgggataagtgcattcgtgtagcaggagattatacagagaaataaaaggagaatTTACTGTGTTCTGTTCTATGACTTGAATACCCCtcttaattttgaaaaaaaaatgttttaagaattgttaaaatgtattatatttatactttcaaTAATCACGTCCAAGATGAGTAATTTTTGTGTAAAAGAGCTTAACTGTAAAGtgcaacagttaaaaaaaattaaagcttaaCTAAAAGAATATCAGATGGGTCTGGGTAGATACTCATGGTTTCAGTATCAGTATTGGTAAAGAAGTGGTATTGTGCAATCCAAACATTTGCACGCAACCgtagaaaaagaaatatttgtaCTGCAGCCATTTTGTGCATTTGAAATATGAATCTAAATAATCTAAATTACCAAATTATAAGGATTAAGTGTTTAGAATTAGGGTGGGACAATAACATTACATACTAATGTTCTTACTGCAGGCATTAATTCATGACCCAACTAAAACACTGCCATACTTTAAAGAACACACTCACCTTTTTCAGTTCGCTCTCCATCATAGTCCACGGCCTCCCCCTTTTTCAAAATTTTGATAGTAGGATAACCAGACACGTCAAATTTACTTGCGACTGCACTAGCCACAGTGGCGTCTACTTTAGCCACGGGGATCGGAGGATCGTTTTCCTTAAGTGTCTGAGCGATTTTCTCATACTCTGGTGCAAACTGCTTGCAGTGGCCACACCtgttaaagggggaaaaaaagtagcAGGTGTTTGCACAGTGAAGCACGTTATAAAGCCCCAACATAACCACTTACTGCAGGAAATTACCATGGTGCATAGAACTCCACCAGCACCGTGTCTTTGTCCTCTATGAACGTGTCAAAGTTGGCATCATTAAGAACCAATACACCGTTTTCCTCTTTGACCTCAGTGCTGTCCTCATCGTCatcgtcgtcatcatcatcatcttcaatGTCAGTGTCAATGTCTTTACTCAGTTCTTCTCCTGAAATTCATGCATGACATTAACTGGCAGGTTTTTGTTTCTTCTGTTAAGTAAGGCTGGTCACATGATCATATAATTttaatgctgtaatgtttgtTACAATACACTTCTATTAGGGATTGTGAACATATCAATGGCTTAAGACTGACTGGAAACCACAAATTTCAAGGTAAAATGCTCTACTGAATTGTggatattaaaagaaaatccaactttttcccccttgtttttttaagattcaagaaaattttgttctaaaaacattaattatactgtaggtttcgATAGGTACTAATAAATTAGAAAAAGTTGCACAACAATGCCATCATATTGTGAAAAATCACACTTGtaataattacaaattaattGGAATTAGGCACTCCTAAAActcattaaaaactttttttttaacatacatcCTTTTCAatagtaatttctttttttttttcaagaaataaaGATCACGACCATGAAACTGAGTcacttttttattacaatatgaCAAAATTATTATGATGTATAACTAAATAATTTGCATCACTGAAACATCTGACAATCACTGTGACACTTAACTTCCACTCTTATTGTCCAATGGACCAATAAGGATATTAACTAGCTACAAAAACACAGAGCTTGGTTCCTTACTAgtttcaaaaaatatttttctttaaaccaCACAGACAAAATGTCtaatccaaaataaaaaacagcaaagtCCTCGCAATGTGCTGGCAGAACGCTACCTTTGCTTATTGCGCAGAACAACTTTATTCAACAGTGACGACTAATATGCAACTGACCTCGGGGGACCTGAGGACACTTCGGGTTTGTCCACAGACTTAACCAAAAATCAAGCAGGTGAGAAAAGCAGGATAAGTACATGCATGCACAGACAAAGTGAGCATAAAGTCTCTTGTGCATTATGTACAATTCTGTCTTGAAATTGATGCCAAATAGAAAGAAGATATACAAgtagttattttttaatgtatataattCACATTAAACAATAtgtttgtatcttttttttattttatcttataatTATTCTCTtatcttttatgtaaagcactttgaattaccattgtgtataaaatgtgctaCACAAAACTGCCTTACCTTACCTAGCATAGGTTTTGCATAATATATAATAGTGAAATCatgaaaaaactttatgattacCCCATAAAAAACTGttgtatacataaaaaaaaagagataaagacTAAAAGCAAGATTAGCAACCGATGCATTGTTCTGTATTGCAGTATATTTAATGTGAAGTGAATCACTTTGCTACAAACTGGTTCTCAGGAGGGAAAATGTAATGCTGCTTATTAGTTTTGGTCCCCTGGTTTCTGCAGAGTGCACTTTTTTTATGAACTGAATTATATATGCACGTTTTTAATCTGAGCACCAGAACAAATTTCTAATCATACTTGTTCATACTCAGATACTTAGAATTGAGCTGAACCTTCAAACCATTAAGatgtacattaataataataataacaacaacaacaacatgcatCTACGCTGTCTATCAGAAGACTTTAACCTGATTAATGCAGCACGGTAAAGGTGTAAGACTGAATGATTTTCCCAGTTATTCCTCACCCTCTTCCTCTCCCGTGCTGATGGTAATGAAGTGCGCTAACCCGAGCAGCACAATCAGCAGCAACGCCAGCTTCTTCATCTCTCTGCCTCTTCCACAGGGCCTTACCTCCTCTTCAAACCTTTCCTGctagctctcacacacacacagtgcacttTTCTGGAAGTGCAGGCTTGATTTTGTAAGGTTTTTGCTGTATAAACTAATCCCTATTGTTTTGTAAGGCAAGCCTTCCGACTTTCGCTCTAAACACGTCTATCTGAAATGCCTTCGCTTCGCTTCTCGGCTCCACTCTGCGACTCAAACTTGTCTGACTTGCCACGCTCTGATTGGCTGACGGACGCTGGGCTCCACCAATCAGAAGTCGCCACTCAAGCCCACACTTCACGTACGTTATGAGCTCGGATTGGATCAATGTCGAGTAAGACCCAAAACTACTGGATGACGAAAACGACACACAAAAAAGTTTATGTAAAAGAATGTAACCGTTTATTGAGAAAGAATCCGTGTTGCTAAGTATAGAATTTGATATTCAAATTCATCAAATATAATCAAATAAGAATTGAAATGAAATCAGCTCATAtgcattataaaacaaaaacattattttacattattagtaATCTTAAGCTTTTACATATTCTAAACAAGACATACACTTGTCTGTCTAGTTTATTAGGAATACCTGCACACCTGGGCATTTATGCagttatcactcactcatcatctataccggtTAATATATCTGTACagtatcccaggaaacttagggcatgaggcagggcaCACTCtctggggtgccaatccatcacatcgcacacacacacacacacaca is a genomic window containing:
- the pdia4 gene encoding protein disulfide-isomerase A4, which gives rise to MKKLALLLIVLLGLAHFITISTGEEEGEELSKDIDTDIEDDDDDDDDDEDSTEVKEENGVLVLNDANFDTFIEDKDTVLVEFYAPWCGHCKQFAPEYEKIAQTLKENDPPIPVAKVDATVASAVASKFDVSGYPTIKILKKGEAVDYDGERTEKAIVERVKEVAQPDWKPPPEATLVLTKDNFDDVVNNADIILVEFYAPWCGHCKRLAPEYEKAAKELSNRTPPIPLAKVDATTETDVASRFDVTGYPTLKIFRKGKVFDYNGPREKFGIVDYMSEQAGPPSKQVQAVKQIQELVKDGDDAVIVGVFSSEEDAAYEVYQEACNTLRDDYKFRHTFTNEIAKFLKASPGQVVMLQPEKFRSKYEPSSQTLTIKDSTTATKIQDFFKKHTLPLVGHRKQSNAEKRYSNRPLVVVYYGVDFSFDYKVATQYWRGKVLEVAKDFPEYTFAIADEEDYADELKSFGLSESGEEVNVGILGESGKKYAMEPEEFDSDVLREFVLAFKKGKLKPIVKSQPTPKNNKGPVKVVVGKTFDEIVMDTKKDVLIEFYAPWCGHCKKLEPEYLALGKKYKNEKNLVIAKMDTTANDVPHEAYKVEGFPTIYFAPSNKKQNPIQFSGGERNVESLSKFLKEHATKLSQKKDEL